A section of the Pseudomonas fluorescens genome encodes:
- a CDS encoding undecaprenyl-diphosphate phosphatase has product MDLWTAFQALILGIVEGLTEFLPISSTGHQIIVADLLDFGGERAMAFNIIIQLGAILAVVWEFRRKILDVVTGLPTQRNAQRFTLNLLIAFLPAVVLGVIFADLIHEYLFNPITVATALVIGGVIMLWAERREHAIHAETVDDITWKDALKVGFAQCLAMIPGTSRSGSTIIGGLLFGLSRKTATEFSFFLAMPTMVGAAVYSGYKYRELFQPADLPVFAVGFVVSFIFAMIAVRGLLKFIASHSYAVFAWYRIAFGLLILATWQFGWIDWAAAKA; this is encoded by the coding sequence ATGGATCTTTGGACCGCCTTTCAGGCACTGATACTTGGCATTGTCGAAGGGCTGACGGAGTTCTTGCCGATCTCCAGTACCGGGCACCAGATCATCGTTGCCGACTTGCTCGACTTCGGTGGCGAACGCGCCATGGCGTTCAACATCATCATTCAGTTGGGGGCCATCCTGGCAGTGGTCTGGGAGTTCCGGCGCAAGATCCTCGACGTGGTGACCGGCCTGCCGACCCAGCGCAACGCCCAGCGTTTTACCCTCAACCTGCTGATCGCCTTCCTGCCTGCGGTGGTATTGGGGGTGATTTTTGCCGACCTGATCCATGAGTATCTGTTCAACCCGATCACGGTGGCCACTGCGCTGGTGATCGGCGGGGTGATCATGTTGTGGGCCGAGCGCCGCGAGCATGCCATCCATGCCGAAACGGTGGATGACATCACGTGGAAAGACGCCTTGAAAGTCGGTTTCGCCCAGTGCCTGGCGATGATTCCGGGGACTTCCCGCTCCGGCTCGACCATTATCGGTGGCTTGTTGTTCGGCCTGTCACGCAAGACCGCCACCGAGTTCTCGTTCTTCCTGGCGATGCCGACCATGGTCGGGGCGGCGGTGTATTCGGGCTACAAGTACCGTGAGCTGTTCCAACCTGCCGACCTGCCGGTGTTTGCCGTCGGTTTTGTCGTCTCGTTCATCTTCGCGATGATTGCGGTGCGCGGCTTGCTCAAGTTCATCGCCAGCCACAGCTATGCCGTGTTTGCCTGGTACCGTATTGCGTTCGGCTTGCTGATCCTGGCCACCTGGCAGTTCGGCTGGATTGACTGGGCGGCGGCCAAGGCGTGA